The proteins below are encoded in one region of Micromonospora sp. DSM 45708:
- a CDS encoding chitinase, which yields MRRPVLLALAAVLAAGATSVHLASSASAAAACYPTWSSSAVYVGGGQASYQGVNYQAKWWTQNDNPATHSGQWDVWANQGTCGGGTTPTTPPPTSRPPTTPPPTTPPPPTTPPPTTPPPTGNGQLPKHFLTGYWQNFDNPAQEIRLRDVPASYDLVAVAFADATSTPGAVSFGIDAGLSASLGGYTNTDFKNDVATLHARGKKVIISVGGERGTISVASSSAATNFANSIVDLIGTYGFDGVDIDLENGVNATYMTQALRDIRNRTSANLIITMAPQTIDMQSTGAQYFQLALNIKDILTVVHTQFYNSGAMLGCDNTAAYGQGSVNFLVALACIQLENGLRPDQVSLGLPAAPSAAGGGYVNPSVVNQALDCLAYGTNCGSFRPPRTYPGIRGAMTWSINWDVTNGNGFANTIRPHLTTLP from the coding sequence ATGCGCCGTCCCGTCCTGCTCGCCCTGGCCGCCGTCCTGGCCGCCGGTGCCACCTCCGTCCATCTGGCGTCGTCCGCCTCCGCAGCCGCCGCGTGCTACCCCACCTGGTCGTCGTCCGCCGTGTACGTCGGCGGCGGCCAGGCGTCCTACCAGGGCGTCAACTACCAGGCCAAGTGGTGGACCCAGAACGACAACCCGGCCACGCACAGCGGCCAGTGGGACGTCTGGGCCAACCAGGGCACCTGCGGCGGCGGCACCACCCCCACCACCCCGCCGCCCACCTCGCGACCCCCGACCACCCCGCCACCCACCACCCCGCCACCCCCGACCACCCCGCCACCCACCACCCCGCCGCCGACCGGCAACGGCCAGCTCCCGAAGCACTTCCTCACCGGGTACTGGCAGAACTTCGACAACCCGGCCCAGGAGATCCGGCTCCGTGACGTTCCAGCCTCCTACGACCTGGTCGCGGTCGCGTTCGCCGACGCGACGAGCACACCGGGCGCGGTGTCCTTCGGCATCGACGCGGGCCTGAGCGCCTCGCTCGGCGGCTACACCAACACCGACTTCAAGAACGACGTCGCCACCCTGCACGCGCGCGGCAAGAAGGTCATCATCTCCGTCGGCGGCGAGCGCGGCACCATCTCGGTCGCCAGTTCCAGCGCCGCCACCAACTTCGCCAACTCGATCGTCGACCTCATCGGAACCTACGGGTTCGACGGTGTCGACATCGACCTGGAGAACGGCGTCAACGCGACGTACATGACCCAGGCGCTGCGCGACATCCGCAACCGGACGAGCGCCAACCTGATCATCACGATGGCACCGCAGACGATCGACATGCAGAGCACCGGCGCCCAGTACTTCCAGTTGGCGCTGAACATCAAGGACATCCTGACCGTCGTCCACACCCAGTTCTACAACTCCGGCGCGATGCTCGGCTGCGACAACACCGCCGCGTACGGCCAGGGATCGGTCAACTTCCTCGTGGCGCTGGCCTGCATCCAGCTCGAGAACGGGCTCCGGCCGGACCAGGTCTCCCTCGGACTGCCGGCCGCACCGAGCGCCGCCGGCGGCGGCTACGTCAACCCCTCGGTGGTCAACCAGGCCCTCGACTGCCTCGCCTACGGCACCAACTGCGGCTCCTTCAGGCCGCCGCGCACCTACCCCGGAATCCGTGGCGCGATGACCTGGTCGATCAACTGGGACGTCACCAACGGCAACGGATTCGCCAACACCATCCGCCCGCACCTCACCACCCTGCCCTGA
- a CDS encoding carbohydrate-binding protein, translating into MKLRQKILAVAAIAVTATAIAIVPMSTSSAAVACYPTWSASQAYVGGGQASYQGVNYQAKWWTQNENPATHSGQWDVWANQGTCGGGTTPTTPPPTGPTNPPPAGKMAAAPYVYPGWGNPPAPSTITGQGVRAFTVAFVLANGCNPVWDGEGGLTGGVHESWINQAKAAGATIVPSIGGWQGNKLGPNCSTPEALAGAYQKVINTFGLKAIDIDIENYDEFENYAVADRIVSALGIIKRNNPGVTTILTFGTTTSGPNVHGVRLINQARALNANVDVFTIMPFDFGGGSDMYTSTRNAAEGLKNQLKSTFGWNDQTAYAHMGISGMNGLSDQQEVTTPETWTRIRDYARSSGLARFTFWAVNRDRGCAGGGVVSNCSGIAQSDWEFSRISAGF; encoded by the coding sequence ATGAAACTCAGGCAGAAGATCCTGGCCGTCGCCGCAATCGCGGTCACCGCCACCGCGATCGCGATCGTCCCCATGTCCACGTCGAGCGCGGCCGTGGCCTGCTACCCGACCTGGTCCGCGTCCCAGGCCTACGTCGGCGGTGGTCAGGCGTCCTACCAGGGCGTCAACTACCAGGCCAAGTGGTGGACCCAGAACGAGAACCCGGCCACGCACAGCGGCCAGTGGGACGTCTGGGCCAACCAGGGCACCTGCGGCGGCGGCACCACCCCGACCACCCCGCCGCCCACCGGCCCGACCAACCCGCCGCCGGCCGGCAAGATGGCGGCGGCGCCGTACGTCTACCCCGGCTGGGGCAACCCGCCGGCGCCCTCGACCATCACCGGTCAGGGCGTCCGCGCGTTCACGGTCGCGTTCGTGCTGGCGAACGGCTGCAACCCGGTCTGGGACGGTGAGGGCGGCCTGACCGGCGGCGTCCACGAGTCCTGGATCAACCAGGCCAAGGCGGCCGGCGCGACGATCGTCCCGTCGATCGGCGGCTGGCAGGGCAACAAGCTCGGCCCGAACTGCTCCACCCCGGAGGCCCTCGCCGGCGCCTACCAGAAGGTCATCAACACCTTCGGTCTCAAGGCCATCGACATCGACATCGAGAACTACGACGAGTTCGAGAACTACGCGGTCGCCGACCGCATCGTGAGCGCCCTGGGCATCATCAAGCGCAACAACCCCGGCGTCACCACGATTCTCACCTTCGGCACGACCACGAGTGGACCCAACGTGCACGGCGTCCGGCTGATCAACCAGGCCCGGGCGTTGAACGCCAACGTGGACGTCTTCACCATCATGCCGTTCGACTTCGGCGGCGGCAGCGACATGTACACCAGCACCCGCAACGCCGCGGAGGGCCTGAAGAACCAACTGAAGTCCACGTTCGGCTGGAACGACCAGACGGCGTACGCGCACATGGGCATCTCCGGGATGAACGGTCTGTCCGACCAGCAGGAGGTCACCACCCCGGAGACCTGGACGCGGATCCGCGACTACGCCAGGAGCAGCGGCCTCGCCCGCTTCACCTTCTGGGCGGTGAACCGGGATCGCGGCTGTGCCGGCGGCGGCGTGGTGTCCAACTGCAGCGGCATCGCCCAGAGTGACTGGGAGTTCAGCCGCATCTCCGCGGGCTTCTAG